In one Suricata suricatta isolate VVHF042 chromosome 9, meerkat_22Aug2017_6uvM2_HiC, whole genome shotgun sequence genomic region, the following are encoded:
- the TGM7 gene encoding protein-glutamine gamma-glutamyltransferase Z yields MLYPRCGGSRYQKMAEVSPSVEIIPDTVKCPEENKKGVVLASDRVRGGASPSVAEERPCAAVAALELRAVDLQSPRNNQEHHTQEMGLKRLVVRRGQSFLLQLRFSRPFHFGTDHLTFVAETGPAPTELLGTRATFSLTQARQGNVWSASDFTTDVNSLFVSLFTPANAVIGPYTLKIDISQSQGHSVTHPLGTFILLFNPWNAEDDVYLPSEILLQEYIMMDYGFVYKGHERFITSWPWNYGQFEEDIIDICFEILNKSLYFLENPSKDYSQRNDPVYVCRVVSAMINSNDDNGVLQGNWGEDYSRGVSPLEWNGSVAILRQWLARGRQPVKYGQCWVFAAVMCTVMRCLGVPTRVVSNFRSAHNMDRNLTIDTYYDENAEMLPTRKRDKIWNFHVWNECWMIRKDLPPGYNGWQVLDPTPQQTSSGLFCCGPASVKAIREGEVHLPYDTPFVYAEVNADEVIWLFRDGQAQEILDHNTSSIGKEISTKMVGSDKRQNITSSYKNPEGSPEERSVFMKASRKMLGPGRASSPFLDLLGARGSQGQPAQLQLHLARTPEWGQDLLLKLHALRVPDRVHPRGPITLVVRFCAQALLHQGGSREPLWRQTVRLNLDFGEEIQWPLLLPYDNYRNKLTDEKLIRVSGIAKVEDIGRSMLVLKDISLEPLHLSIEVSKRAEVGKALRVHITFTNTLTTALSNCTMVLEGSGLIDGQISKNIGTLVAGHTIQIQVDLYPIKTGPRQLQVLISSNEIKEIKGYKDIFVAAARVS; encoded by the exons ATGCTCTATCCTAGGTGTGGGGGATCCAGGTACCAGAAGATGGCCGAGGTCTCTCCTTCCGTGGAAATAATCCCAGATACTGTTAAGTGCccagaagagaataaaaagggtGTTGTGCTGGCAAGCGATAGGGTAAGAGGAGGGGCATCACCTTCAGTGGCTGAAGAAAGACCCTGTGCAGCGG TGGCAGCCTTGGAGCTCAGGGCTGTAGACCTGCAGAGCCCAAGGAACAACCAGGAGCATCACACGCAGGAGATGGGCCTGAAGCGGCTGGTTGTTCGCCGGGGCCAGTCCTTCCTGCTCCAGCTACGTTTTAGCCGACCCTTCCACTTTGGGACAGACCACCTCACCTTTGTGGCCGAGACTG GACCAGCGCCCACGGAGTTGCTGGGAACCCGAGCCACCTTCTCCCTTACTCAGGCTCGACAAGGGAATGTCTGGAGTGCTTCTGACTTCACCACTGATGTCAACTCgctctttgtctccctttttacGCCAGCCAATGCAGTCATTGGTCCCTACACTCTGAAGATAGATATCTCTCAGAGTCAGGGTCACAGTGTGACTCACCCACTGGGGACTTTCATCCTGCTTTTTAACCCTTGGAATGCAG AGGATGATGTCTACCTACCAAGTGAAATACTACTGCAGGAGTATATCATGATGGACTATGGCTTTGTTTACAAGGGTCATGAAAGATTCATCACCTCCTGGCCCTGGAACTACGGGCAG TTTGAAGAGGACATCATAGACATCTGCTTTGAGATCTTGAACAAGAGCCTGTACTTCTTAGAGAACCCGTCCAAGGACTACTCCCAGCGGAATGACCCTGTGTACGTCTGCAGGGTGGTGAGTGCCATG ATCAACAGCAATGATGACAACGGTGTGCTGCAGGGAAACTGGGGAGAGGACTATTCCAGGGGGGTCAGCCCGCTGGAGTGGAATGGCAGCGTAGCCATCCTGCGGCAGTGGTTAGCCAGGGGCAGGCAGCCTGTGAAGTATGGACAGTGCTGGGTCTTTGCAGCTGTGATGTGCACAG taaTGAGATGTTTAGGTGTTCCAACCCGGGTGGTTTCCAATTTTCGTTCTGCACACAACATGGACAGGAACTTGACCATTGACACCTACTATGACGAAAATGCAGAGATGCTGCCTACTCGGAAGCGAGACAAAATATG gAACTTCCATGTCTGGAATGAGTGCTGGATGATCCGGAAAGATCTCCCACCAGGATACAATGGGTGGCAGGTTCTGGACCCCACTCCTCAGCAAACCAGCAGCG GCCTGTTCTGCTGTGGCCCTGCCTCTGTGAAGGCCATCAGGGAAGGGGAGGTTCACCTGCCCTATGATACCCCATTTGTGTACGCTGAGGTGAATGCTGATGAAGTCATTTGGCTCTTCAGAGATGGTCAGGCCCAGGAAATTCTGGACCATAACACCAGTTCCATTGGGAAGGAAATCAGCACCAAGATGGTAGGGTCAGATAAGCGCCAGAACATTACCAGCTCCTACAAGAATCCAGAAG GATCCCCTGAGGAGCGATCTGTGTTCATGAAGGCTTCCCGGAAAATGCTGGGCCCAGGAAGggcctcttcccccttcctggatctgctgggggccaggggctcTCAGGGTCAGCCAGCCCAGCTGCAGCTTCACCTGGCCAGGACGCCGGAGTGGGGCCAGGACCTGCTGCTGAAGCTGCATGCCCTGAGGGTGCCAGACAGAGTCCACCCCCGGGGTCCCATCACTCTGGTGGTACGCTTCTGCGCACAGGCCCTGCTGCACCAGGGTGGCAGCCGGGAGCCCCTCTGGAGGCAAACAGTGCGCTTGAACCTGGACTTTGGAGAAG AGATCCAGTGGCCGCTCTTGCTGCCCTATGACAATTATAGGAACAAGCTGACAGATGAGAAGCTGATCCGCGTGTCTGGCATTGCCAAAGTGGAGGATATAGGGAGGTCCATGCTGGTCCTAAAAGATATCTCTCTGGAACCTCTCCACTTATCTATTGAG GTGTCTAAAAGGGCTGAGGTGGGCAAGGCACTGAGAGTCCACATCACCTTCACCAATACTCTAACGACTGCTCTGAGTAACTGCACGATGGTGCTGGAGGGAAGTGGCCTCATTGATGGGCAGATATCCAAAAA CATTGGGACTCTGGTGGCTGGACACACCATCCAAATTCAAGTGGACCTCTACCCCATCAAAACCGGACCACGCCAGCTGCAAGTGCTCATCAGCAGCAATGAGATCAAGGAGATCAAGGGCTACAAGGATATCTTTGTTGCTGCAGCCAGGGTTTCTTga